Within the Gadus chalcogrammus isolate NIFS_2021 chromosome 15, NIFS_Gcha_1.0, whole genome shotgun sequence genome, the region AGGTAATGTCCAGGAGGTGAAATGGCCGAAGGCCACTGATCTAGCCCTCTGCCTTGGAATTCCCGATTTTCTCTAGCATCCTTTTTTGTCCCGTTGGTCACAAAGGCCACTGAGGGGTTTTCAAAGATGCGGACCTACACTAACAGTACAGAGAGAGTTCAAGCTAGCCTTCTTGTGTGAAGACGTGTCAGTTTCTCCAACATTAACTGATTCAATTTGTATTCGTCCTTTTTGGTAGGCAGAGCTGGAGGCTGGCTACAGACCCCCACGCcacacggagagggagagaaactaCCAACCGGAGGAAATTCGTGAAGCACTTCCAGTTTAAACTTTTTCAAGATGTTTTGAATGTGACGTTGTCTATTAATCGTGACTGACCCTAATCCTATCAACCAACTAAACTCAATCGGCTTGACCCGATTGAGCTATGACAGTCGCAGGTGACAGACGGCTAACAGTTAGCCGCTAATGTTGGCCTGGCTAAAGCTGGTGCACATTACGGTCCCTATCGTCAATCATGGACATGTTGGGTTTACAGTTAAACTTTCCCTCGTGTAAACAATAGTTGTGGACGCAATTTTATTCAGAACCAGTGTTCAATTCCACACCTAGTTAGGGCTGGATGGACACATGCTCCACGTGGTTAGCCATTAGCATCAAATGCTACAGTAAGCACTTCGCAGTTCGTTATATTTTAACGTGTAAATGATGGCCTCTAAGCTCCAAGTTCACTAACCCATTTCAACAAACCATGGCAATCAATGTTGCAAGATTTACCGCCTTATCCGGCAACACTGATGTTGCTTTTGACGATTACGTTTAGACATTGTCAAACAATTTACGGTCAAGTTCCATTTCCTCTGCCGTTCAGGTCCCTTCGTCGTTCGGTTTCGTGGAGAGGACACTGCAGACAGTGGTCTTCTCTAGTTTTCATTTCTTTAACATAGGAACATTCAAGCATTTCCATTCTACTTCTCAGGTAAAACACACACCtatgaaagagaaagagctcGAACTGGAAACGTACTTATACGTAGGCTGAATCTCACGCCCGCCCATTTTCACAACGAGCCAATCAAAATGCAAACACAATGCTGACACGTGGGTGTGTTTAACCAATCAACAGACAGAACACTGACATACTTCTTTGCGACTACACCCACTATGTAAGatttgaaaacatgttgaatAGCATTTTACTGCATTGGACCACCAATAATAACCTGACGGATACAATTTAGGGAGGATTTAAGCATTAATCCAAAAACAGGAAGAAACACCAACAAATTCTACCTTAATGAGTAAACTAAATTACCTTAATGAAACGACTTATGTTTGTAATATTGAATATTAAAGGTCGTTTCGGCGATTCTAGGctgaaacataaatgatcataTTTAATCTGAcctttcctcacgatccgctagctgtCCCCCCCATAAGCATGGTACTAcaaaccactcaaaaccaaaataaatagtattccaaccaatcaccgacaatgggtgggtgttgtgggttTTTTCACTTGATACattgctgatacaaccttttaaCACTTATATGGTGAATGGGAGCACGATGAGTcggttctatttcatccttactgaccgtgcttcaagcactggatttatccgtctcgcgcatgcgcagttcgagtacctaatatcaacaaagtcacctgtgacccctgatgagctccggacagcctatatcttccggtgACATCAGAGGATCCGTTCCTGCAGAATCTTCTCACGAGTACACAAGGATTCTGAGTGAGAgcgctctggcggtcatccaggattcatcgaaccgtagttacatacgtaactatcgttctaattcatccttactgaccgccagaggcggtgctacAAGCACTGGATGGCTCataccaacaaggtcacgaGGAACTCCAACACCTACCTCATTGAGAGGGAACAGCAGTCGGGCAACAGGACCACGGCCAACGGATGGGGAGTGGCAACGTTCACCCGGTAGAACCTAGAAAAGGTACATGGTGATGTCCATGATGCTGCATCACAGATGTCTTCCAGGGGCACGCCCCGCAGGGCAGCCCATGACGTTGAGACAGCCCTGGTAGTGGCACCTGACCCCAGATGGCAGGGGGTGACCACCTCCTTTATAGGCATGGGTGATGACGTCCACAACCCAATGAGACAATCGCTGCTTGGCGAGAGCACAGCCCCTCCTAGGACCACCATAGCAGAGGAAGAGCTGGTCCGACCGTCTAATGCCTGCGGTCGCAGCTACGTACGCTCTCAGAGCTCGCACAGGACACAGCAGTTTGAACCTGTCCTCCCCTTCCGAGGCGATAAATTGTGCCAGGCGGACAGGTTGGTTGAGGTTTTGAAGATGACAGAACCTTCGGGAGGAAAGCTGGATTCGGCCACAGGGTAACCCCTGAGCCATCCGAGTTCCACCTCAGACATGAGTCACTCACGGACAGAGCATGAAGCTCCCCGACGCGCTTCGCTGACGCGACGGCGAGGAGAAAGGCAGTTTTAGTGGAGACCCACTTCAGCTCCGCCTGAGCCAGGGGTTCAAAAGGAGGCAAGCATAAAGCATCGAGCACCAGGTGCAGATCCCATGCTGGGGCACGCTGTACTCGTGGGGGACGTAACCGCAACGCCCCCTTCAGAAAAAGGGACAACAATCTGTGGCCCCCCACTGTGTCATTATCCACCCGAGCATGTCTTGAGGGGATGGCTGCCACGTATACCCTCAGAGTAGCTGGGGCCCGGCCGCCATCCAGGAGCGACTGGAGGAACTCCAAAATCGTTGGAACTGAACAATGCACAGGGTCCTCAGCCCCGTCTGAACACCATGCCGTAAATAGCTGCCACCTATTCTCATACTGCGCCCGGGTAGAAGGCGCCCTGGCGTTCAGTATGGTATTGCAGACATCGTCTGAGCACTCCGTCAGCAGCGGGTTGGGCCCTGCAGCGGCCAGACCCATAGCTGTAGGCAACGAGGGTCGGGATGCCAGATCTTGCCCTGTAACTGAGACAGGAGATCCGCTGTGGTGAACTGCTGCAGAGCCTGCGCAGCAGTGGAAACCATGCTCATctaggattcatagaaccgtagttacacaCGTAACTATCGCTTTACTGAAAGACACAAAAATGCggaataatgaaaaaaataaacatacttACTGCAGTTTATGCAGTTCATTTCTGGAATAAACCGGCAGGATTATAAACACCTTCATACGCATTGGAGACAGAGACTCTGTACTTCACAAACTATGGCATTTATTTCAAACAGAGGCTTCTGTTTGATtacatttgtacaataaatTACACAATGACCATCGTAAGATGAGCCTAATAAATACTACAGAGCTTGGTTTTTCAATGAGCCCCACCTCTTTCTCTTATTCTATGATCCATACCATTTTCCTTACAGGTCTAAAAAGCATCCGCGACAGCCCATGTACATACTGGAAAACGGCCGCCTCCTAAACCACGATTCTTCTGTCAAGCACGAGGCAGCTAACAAAAACAAGataaaatataaacaattccaaaacatacatttgtaacagaaaaaaacaaaaacaacaaacagaacaatGTAGTTGAAATTACGGAAAGCAACAGGAGAACAAAAAATGATATCAAATAAATCATTTTCTACGAGATAACGAGACTGAGGACGATTGGGTAGGTAGGGGGAGCAGACATGCTTTAACTCTTAGTATTTACACTCAAAACTACAGttaaaaccgcaaaactgtctGTACAGAAAAGTACATGTTATTAACAGTGCAAGATATTAAATAGCTTGACTCAAAACACTCTTCTCAATATACAAATGTATAACAAAAGCATACAATTACAAGTGCCAAACAAAAACATAGCTTCGGGTTATCATACAGTGGGGGTTTATACAGTGGAAACACTGGATATGTCGTCTGAAACACACATCACTTTATgatataaatgtacatttacaatACCTTTACCATTAGTCCTATCTcggcaaaataaaaataaacaactttTTTGGTAGGCATGAACAAAGGAGGAACAAAATAAAGATGATGTGATTGGGCCTGTCGTTGCTGGGTCTTGATCCAAATTGGATATGGATGCCAATACTACCATTTAATTGATACGGGACTGTTGTAAACACATACTGTGGTTGCCTTTAATTTAATTCATCAGCAACATGTGAGGGCAGTGGATAACAATAATTAACAATTCATTGGGTGATTAAATATGCAAGGAGATTGCAGTTTTCCAGTTAACCTAAAGTATTTCCTTCTTGATTTCATGTTATTGTTGTGCTATGCCAACCCTCGACACCGTTAATCTCGTCCTTCCTTTTTATAAATACATACTTTCTGGACATCACAACATTAAAAAAGTGATTATCCAAGCTACTGCTTGTTGAACTGCAACTGGCAAGAAGGTGAGTGCGAGAGGTGATCCAACACCATACACAAAGAAATCGGACACCACACCTCCGACAAATGAAAATCGGAAGCATCTAATCTGAATTTAATGTGAATGCCGTTTACGTTAATGCGGTTTTTGGAGGAAACAGGAAGTATCTAATCGGAATTAAATGTGAATGCCGTTTACGTTAATGCTGTTTTTGgaggaaacaggaagtagaaTTGTAGTTTGGGGGTGTGGGGGCTTTAAAAGAGACCACAGTGTTCCAGAAAAGGGGAAGGCCAAAGCCCTTGGTGACTCTTTCTAGGCCGCCCGAGCATTCAGTAGTTGATTACCGGTGTTCCAGTATAGTTCAGCTTCATCTCTTACAATCAAACATCTTAAAATTAACGATAGGCTGCGATTTAAAAACCATCCGGTCACTGTCGGGCTCGCGGCTACCCTCACTCCCCCGCGTCCTCAATCACACAAtattcagtctttttttttaatctttttttatcagAGGGACATTCTCAGCGACATTTTACATTGTTTGAGAGCAGGACCagagaggaaaaataaaaaataaaaagcgcTGTCCTTTTCCCAAAGTGCCTCCTgcagagaaaaaacacaaaaggcacTACAGTATCATTCCATATTCCCTCCATCCACAGTGGTGTCAGCGGATACACAATGAACTGAAACCCTATCCTTCTCCACGGCCCATTACCTCgatgcaaacacacaggacGGCGCCTCCAGTAACCGGGGCGACGATCACCACCGCTATAACCCTTTATGGTTGAACCAGCGCATGGAGGCCCTTAGAAATGACAGAGGAGAAACGTGAGGCAGGGTGACACATCGCCGGCGCTGGCAGGCAAGGCTGCCCTGGGCTCCTGCACAGCAGATGGCGAGCACCAGGAGGAGCTGCTCGGTGGAGGAGCCAGGaggttgtggggggggtggggggggagggtgggggtggggggggggggggggggtgagggtgagggggtgtcaCAGGAAGTCAGCCGAACCAAGATACAATATAATCAAATGGAAAGAATTATTGCTTTACGAAaccccctcaccgcccccccctccaaaaGAAACAATTCTTCATAAATGTTCAATCAATTAAGTGAGAGCGaatcatttttttgttttaaaatctgtgttttttttttgggacaAATTCTTTCCCCCTGACACAATCTTCATAAAAGTGCACTTGAGTGCAGTTAGCTTGCCGAGGAAACAGTTGTCGATAGAAAATAGTGCTTTTTTCGTTCTAGTTAGTTTGTGTTcgatttgcttgttttttttgtctctggTCTGGTTTTGTGCCGCAGCGGTTACAGTATGTTGGTGGTCTTGTCTGTCCTcgttggagaggagggggggggggggggggggctgtgggagaGCAAGAGgccggggaagggggtggagaggtcgaaggggggggaggtggaggaggtgcaggtggTAGtagcggaggaggcggaggaggaggtgttcgCAGTGGAGGAAGAGCAAAAGGTGATGGTAGCGCagaaggaggtggaagagggggaggaggggtggtggtggaggaggaggaggagaaggtggtggtaggaggagctgcaggaggcggaggataGGGTGGTAgcggtggaggaagaggagaaggaggtagcgtagaaggaggaagaggtgggggaTAGGAGGCGGTAGcggtggagaagaaggaggagggggaaggtggaggagggggtgttagccgtggaggaagaggaagaggaggaggaggaggaggtggtggtggaggaaccGGGGGTGCTGGTTAAGTGCTAAgtgcggcggcggtggcggtgagCCGGTGCGTCCTGTCACCTGCACTCCACGGAAACCCCAGAGTtctgcgaggaggaggaggacacggGCGGGTCGGCCAGCGTGAGCATGACCGCCGCCGTCAGCGAGCTGGAGGACGGcgacgacgacgaggacgacgacgacgaagacgCCGCCACCGTGCCTGAGAGGAAACAAGGACAGAGTCACGACGGGGAAAGGGCGACCTTAGCAAACGCTTTTATCACACAGCCACGTTCAGCCGCGGgtcatgcacacgttcacacgcCGACAGCGGAGTCGACCGCGCAAGGAGACggccagctcgtctggagctcgttagggtgaggtgtcttaaTGAGGGACACTCAGCCGTGGATAAATcgagcaaccttccggttacgagtcaacccgctctacctcccgagCGATGCCAACCCCACTCTCTGGGCAATGCCGGCGAGCGGGTTCACACGCTGTAACCCTGATCAAAGCACGTCCACCACACTGCATGATTAGTACAAGTTTGTTCCTGGTTACGCATCATTAGGCCACCTGTTCTTATATATACACAGGATCTTAATGACCAAACCATTCAAATTAGTATGTTATCATGGACTATCTAAGGCTTACAAGTCAGTACTGTCCTGAGCGTCCCTATGTGGCTTTAGGTTTGAAGGAGGTGGCACTCACTTTCCCGCTCTTTCTTCTTCATGCGCTTCCGGCGGCGGTCGATGGAGGCGACCTCAGACTTGAGGGAGAGGTAGTGGTTCCTGATGTCCTGCAGCTTCTCCTGCAGGAAGGAGATGCGCTCCAGGCTGTTCATCTTCTCCAGGTCCGCTGCGAGAATGAAAGGAGGACACACTCAGTAGTTAgtgatgatgctgctgctgacTCCCGTCTGATACAGAATGGTAGCGGTGAGGAGTTGTGTTCAAAGCGTGCAGCAGGGAAGGTAAAGAGTTGTAGGTTTGCTTCGATAAGAACGAGGTTGTCACCTCAAACAGGCACATCTTTAAAACTTAGTGAATAAATATATCAGCGTATATTCTTGCGCCAGCATCCACATTGCAAAAACCAAGAGGCAATGCATTATTCATCATGAAGTTTTAGgtcataaacataaaaaaaagactGAGTTACACATCCATCCAGGTGTTTCCTATTATCCCCATATCTCTAAACTAAAACGAAAACTACTCTacgcaataaaaaacaaatgcagCCCAAGAGGAGCACTATTATGTTGATcagtttaaaaataagtttgaattCCAAAGAGAACGTATGGGATTATTTGGGTTACAGAAAAGACTACGTTGCTCTGTATATCGAGTGTATAACGCTATAAAAATCACCCCAATCATATACAATGATACATCTTCATAACCCATGCCTCAACTCGTATCACGAAAAGACAAAATCACTATTTTTCTTCCCCCAATGTCATGCAGCCCTAGTTAACGGAAGACTGGAGACAAATGCACCAACAAACCCATCATGGACGTACACATCTGGAAGCTCCACTTGTAGACACGAGGCGAGCGGCCGTGGTGGTCCCGGTGGTGCAGGTGGTCCGGCTCCCCGGGCTTCTGGTACTTATGGCTGGACGGGGGAGTCCTCCCGGGACACTTGGGGGAGACGGCGGCCGCCTTCAGCTCCGGGTGAGCGAGGCTCTTCAGGGCGGGGGGCTTGGACACGCCCTCCGCCAGGGTCTGGTCCTCGCTGTCGCTGCTGTGGGCTgaggaaggtgggggggggggggggggggggcaaaggttAAGCGTCGAAGGTCAAGGGTCGGTCCTCACCACAACATGACAATCCCTGACGGGGATAACAAATACCCATGTGGAAAAAAATTCAAACCTACTTGTTTCATGCACTTCTTTTTATACTACACACACTTTCCGATGATCAGCGGATTTCAGTTAATATATTTTCAACCCCAAAAACTTTTGTTCAACGACAAAGACAGAAACAGATTTTGCTGGGACAGCGTTTACTGAAAAGGGCCGCAGCATTCTGTGGAGCTGTAACACTTTAGAACAATAAACGAGCATGCAGGGGAACACTGTGATGAAGGGGTACCGGCACTATGCTGGTTCTTACCTGTTTTCCTGTTCTTCTTGGGAGGCACTCCGAAGCTCTTGCGGTTTATCTTCGGTTTCTTCGCGGGGACCATAACCGGTGCCTCCTTCTGCCGCTTCTGACTCCCAGTCAAACCTAGCGAGACCACGCATGAGAACCCTGGTCAGGGATCAGGTAGccctaacacaaacacgcactgacacactcgcggacagacacacacaggcaaacacagacacacacacgcgcacacaagaacagacacacacgcacagacagacacgcacgcagacgGAGACACAagcgcaggcagacacacacccacacacacgcagacagacacacacacgcagacacacacaagtgaagacagacagacagacccacaagTGCCGACAGACAGATCCACAatcgcagacagacagacagacacacaatcgcagacagacagacagacagacaaacaagggcagacagacagacagacacacaagcgcagacagacagacagacagacagacagacagacagacataaaagCGCAGACACACAGGTGCGCTCCGTACCTTTGGGTTTCTGCTCGCTGTcctgctggctgctgctgctcagctCCAGGCTGCAGTCGCTGTGGCAGGAGGGGCTGGCCTGGAAGGCCTTGGTGGGGGAGCCGGCCCCGTCCTCCTGGGCCAGGTCCTGGAGCTCCCCGCCCAggctctccacctccaccgtgcTGCTGTCCGTCTCGCTGCGCCCCCCTGTCGCCTCCTCCGTGGGCGCGGGCGCCGGTGGCGGCagagcagcggcggcggcggcggaggactCCGAAGGCAGGGCGGGGTCCTCggcggggggaggagacggggcccGCGCCTGGCCCGGGTCCTCCGACGGAAGGCCCAGGGCCGCCGAGGGGGACTCGGGCGTGGTGGGCGGCGTGTTGAGCACCGAGTCGCTCCCGCTGCTGGGGAACTCCCGCTGCAGTTTGTCGCGGTCCGCGGGCTCCTCCGAGGGCTCGTCCCCGGGGCCGCTGTCTCGCCGCTGCCTCCgccgccgctcctcctcctcctcctcctcgtactCGTCCTCTTCTCTGGGCTCTTCCTCCGACGGCCGCGTCGGGTCGGGCGGAGGGGGCGGCGAGTTGGCCGCCTCCGTGTCCGAGTCGGAGAACAGCTCCTTCAGCGTCTTCTTGGGCCACTGGGCCTGGATGCTGGACCACACGTCCTTCTGGCCCTTGGTGCGCACGGCCGGCTTCTCCTCCGCGCCCGCCGACGCCTTGGCCCTCTTCTCGGGAATGTCCCAGAAGGCCGTGGGTCGGGCGGCCGCTTTGGTCTTCTCCTTCGTCCCGTTGTACTTCTTGGAGGGCGAGCCTTTGGTCTTCGTCGTCTGGCCGCGCTCGCCGTCCTCCGTGCGCGACTCCGAGTTCCCCGCTCCGTCGTCGTCGGAGCTGCTGTCGGACGAGGCTCGCCTCTCGTCCGCGGCGcagtctccccctctctcctccttcctgggGGAGCCGCCCGGGAGCCAGTCGGCGCTCCGGGTGTTCCTGGTCTTGGCTTTGGTCGGGCTCTTCAGGGATCCCTCCGATTTCCTCTTCCTGGTGGCCTTCTCGCCCTCCGGGTCCGGCTGGCTGCgcctcttcccctccttcccGTCTGAACCGTCCGGGCTGACGGGGTCGTGGTTCTTCCCGGACAGCGACGGAGGCTTGGCCTCTTCCGACAGACTCCCGGTCTCCCAGCGCTCCGACGGCTTGTGGGGGTCCGACGGGCCTCTCCGCTGGCCCCGGCGGTAGCCTGGCCGGTCGTCTTCGTTCCCCTCgtctccctcctcgtcctcccgcTCGCTGTCGTCTGTCGACCGCTCGGAGGCTGTTGGAAACATGAGGGATGAAACGAGGGGTCACAATGGAAGACAACCTTTTAGTGATCAACTAATGCTTGCTAAGCCCTTTGGGGCTGACTGTGATAAAGGGCTATACAAACAAAATCGAATTAAATTAAACAGTTTGAAACTGCACGAAATTACAAGACAAATACAAGTAGGCTAACGCTTGAATTGTGAGGCAACGTTCGGCTAATCTGCTACAAGTGCGCACGGGAACGGCAGACTCAAGGATGCTGCTGCCTCGCAGGCCATAGAGGATGGAGGTCCATTCTAAAGCCCTGGCCGGAGAGTCTGGACCGGAATGCCGTTGCGCTCACCGTCATCCATCTTGTAAAAGGCATCGGGGCCGGAGCCGGACCGAGGCGAGGGGGGGATGCGGTTGTTGTTGGGGGAGGGGCCcaggtcctctctctcccggaGCCTCTCCAGTCGGTTGTGGTCCACATCCGATTTGTTCTGTAGGGGATAGCACCGGTCAATGACATGCTGGTGTCAGagtacgcacagacacacagacggagggacggacagagaccgacagacggacagacagacacacacacacacacacacaaccagaaagacagacaaaagGACAGACTGACACATCcaaagaaaaacagacagacaaatagacacacacacacacacacacacacacacatagacaaagacacaaagacagacgcaTACCTTTATTTTTTTGCGATGTTTGATTTTTGGTACATTCTTATTGGCAGGCCGGATAATCTTGTCTGCTTTTACCCACTCATCATATCTAAatgggaaaagaaaaaaaaaaaaggaagaaaagaaagaaaaaaaacacgtcaCCATCTTGATACGAAACAAAAACCCAAGAACAAAACCAAAAGACAACCACAGAAGCAGCCACCACACGGTGCCAacacagagagcagcgcagccaCCTCCCCCACATCGGACTCCGCCCCGCTGCCGTGACTCAGTGAGCACCGGCAGCAGCGAAGGCCACGGCCGCCGGGGCAGAGAAAAGCAAGCCTTTACGATGACCAAAAGGAAAATACAGAGAATTGTGAGGaaccaacaaccacacacagtccAAGAGAAGGCCCCGCCTACGACCGAGAGTGCCACCGTTGTCATGTGAAGGGAATGGGCGTGTcactgactgcacacacacgcacacacgcacgcacacaacagacacaatgCAGAGTACATCCCTCTGAGCTGTAGGAGAGTGCTAGTGGGAGACGCTTCAATATTAAggctgtggcacacacacacacacacacacagacagacagacagacagacacacacacaaaacaaagttAACGCTAGTCTGGCTAGGAAGCAGGAGAAGCTAAACCCCCGTGTCTTTGGTTCCCTAGCGCTCGTCTTAATGCCGTTAACCCTGAGccacaggggggtggggggggggaagacagtTGCGAGGCAGAGGTGAGTGTGGCAACCCTTGGCATGGCCTGTGAGACCGACCGTACATGTTTCATTAACAAATGTATCACACACTGTGTGCATACTCTAAAGTGAAGACTTGAGGGCTCAAGTGGGAGACAGACACCAGGGGTCTCAGTCAGCATAAAACCGAATGAGCTAAAGTGGAGGAACGCTATATCCTTTTTCCGCCACTAGGTGGCTCTGCGTTGCCCCGGATCAGATTGCTGACGTGGGGCACAGGGTGATAGTAtcagtgagggagggggtgtaACTGTAACCGAGCTATGGGGGGGGGATACCCACAAAGAGGCGATGACTGCAGCGTTAAAACACTTGTTGTTTTggttgggtggggtggggggggggggggttgtctaaTAGGGTGAATACAGACGTTAAGGCGATTCTCCCCGTGTGCTGTCTTACCTGATGTTCCAGCCACAGTAGTGCACCAGGTAGAGCACCTCGCCCCCCTCCACGTCTGCCTCTTTCACAGTGGCCTCGTACGTCTTCAGATTGCGGCCTCGCCCATACCTCACCTGCACCTTCATCCCCGGGGGGTAACACTcaaactcctccccttcctcctccccctcctgactGCTGACATCCCTGCAAGAAAGACAGTTCAGCACTTCTCCCGCCCCTGCTAGGCTAAGGCCAAGACCACAGcacaccccctgcccccccctcccctaccacctcctgctcccacctcctcccccccccccccacctcctccttctcctcctaccatctcctccttctccttctccgctGTCAACTCTTCAGTgatcccctccccttctcttgataaactccaccttctcctccggCTGCTGTTCAATAACTGTAAACAATCCCcctaacaacccccccccccccccccccacacccccttgACAACACAATACAGTATTAACAGTTTCCT harbors:
- the arid4b gene encoding AT-rich interactive domain-containing protein 4B isoform X3; translated protein: MKTLDEPPYLTVGTDVSAKYRGAFCEAKIKMAKRLVKAKVTFKPDLSTAEVQDEHIKGPLKVGAVVEVKNQEGVYQEATINKLTDASIYTVVFDDGDEKTLRRSSLCLKGARHFAESETLDRLPLTNPEHFGTPVIGKKGNRGRRSNPVQEEQSSSSSSEEEENEQQQNEELFGKVVCVEGATAGDKKKTTWYPALVISPDCHEDMNVKKDNIFVRSFKDGKFCMVLRKDVREMNCDSPPKADAGLKPALDAALEFQRRQVVPSSWRTEVKEESSSSEDEEDEEEEEEQEEDASSEEEEEEVEPFPGERENFLQQLYKFMEDRGTPINKRPVLGYRNLNLFKLYRLVHKLGGFDSIESGSVWKQVYQDLGIPVLNSAAGYNVKCAYRKYLNGFEEYCTSTAITFRMDLPLKQPKAEGKTEAEAGPAAPLASSPVKEPTPEQESRGPQPAPCKEEKSESGRYKTEPESTKTERKSLGNATVDTNDAAAEDDDDGDDNEDEDEQESRLGDAEEGPSGARSEGEVSVKLEPAEQQGHKENTGDVSSQEGEEEGEEFECYPPGMKVQVRYGRGRNLKTYEATVKEADVEGGEVLYLVHYCGWNIRYDEWVKADKIIRPANKNVPKIKHRKKIKNKSDVDHNRLERLREREDLGPSPNNNRIPPSPRSGSGPDAFYKMDDASERSTDDSEREDEEGDEGNEDDRPGYRRGQRRGPSDPHKPSERWETGSLSEEAKPPSLSGKNHDPVSPDGSDGKEGKRRSQPDPEGEKATRKRKSEGSLKSPTKAKTRNTRSADWLPGGSPRKEERGGDCAADERRASSDSSSDDDGAGNSESRTEDGERGQTTKTKGSPSKKYNGTKEKTKAAARPTAFWDIPEKRAKASAGAEEKPAVRTKGQKDVWSSIQAQWPKKTLKELFSDSDTEAANSPPPPPDPTRPSEEEPREEDEYEEEEEEERRRRQRRDSGPGDEPSEEPADRDKLQREFPSSGSDSVLNTPPTTPESPSAALGLPSEDPGQARAPSPPPAEDPALPSESSAAAAAALPPPAPAPTEEATGGRSETDSSTVEVESLGGELQDLAQEDGAGSPTKAFQASPSCHSDCSLELSSSSQQDSEQKPKGLTGSQKRQKEAPVMVPAKKPKINRKSFGVPPKKNRKTAHSSDSEDQTLAEGVSKPPALKSLAHPELKAAAVSPKCPGRTPPSSHKYQKPGEPDHLHHRDHHGRSPRVYKWSFQMSDLEKMNSLERISFLQEKLQDIRNHYLSLKSEVASIDRRRKRMKKKERESTVAASSSSSSSSSSPSSSSLTAAVMLTLADPPVSSSSSQNSGVSVECR